A window of Conger conger chromosome 13, fConCon1.1, whole genome shotgun sequence contains these coding sequences:
- the bud23 gene encoding probable 18S rRNA (guanine-N(7))-methyltransferase, which translates to MSSGRRPEHMAPPEVFYNQDEARKYSQNSRMIEIQSQMSERAVELLSLPEDQPCFLLDVGCGSGLSGDYLTEEGHLWVGVDISTAMLDVALEREVEGDLIVGDMGQRLPFRPGTFDGCISISALQWLCNADKKSHSPPKRLYTFFSTLYSSLVRGARAVFQIYPENSEQLELITSQAMKAGFTGGMVVDYPNSTKAKKFFLCLFAGVSGVLPKGLGSETVDRGVANQVQFTGQRCRFKHMKGKSLKKSKDWVLEKKERRRRQGREVRADTKYTARQRKPHF; encoded by the exons atgtcaaGCGGTCGAAGACCCGAACACATGGCACCGCCAGAGGTG TTTTACAACCAAGATGAGGCAAGAAAGTACTCTCAGAA CTCGCGGATGATCGAGATCCAGAGTCAGATGTCAGAGAGAGCCGTGGAGCTGCTGAGCCTGCCGGAAGATCAGCCCTGTTTCCTGCTGGACGTGGG gtgtggTTCAGGACTGAGTGGGGATTACCTGACAGAAGAAGGACACTTATGGGTGGGAGTGGACATCAGTACCGCCATGTTGG ACGTGGCTTTAGAGCGGGAGGTTGAAGGAGACCTCATTGTGGGAGACATGGGCCAGAGGCTGCCATTCAGGCCTGGAACCTTCGATGGCTGCATCAG TATTTCTGCTTTGCAGTGGCTGTGCAACGCGGACAAAAAGTCACACAGCCCACCCAAGAGGCTCTACACCTTCTTTAGCACCCTGTATTCCTCACTG GTTCGAGGAGCGCGTGCCGTGTTTCAGATCTACCCCGAGAACTCTGAGCAG CTGGAGCTCATCACCTCTCAGGCCATGAAGGCCGGCTTCACCGGGGGCATGGTGGTGGACTACCCCAACAGCACCAAGGCCAAGAA GTTCTTTCTCTGCCTGTTCGCCGGGGTGTCTGGGGTCTTGCCAAAG GGGCTGGGTTCAGAGACTGTTGACCGGGGTGTTGCCAATCAAGTCCAGTTCACTGGGCAGAG GTGTCGCTTCAAGCACATGAAGGGGAAGTCGCTGAAGAAGAGTAAGGACTGGGTCCTGgagaagaaggagaggaggaggcgaCAGGGCCG GGAGGTCCGAGCCGACACCAAGTACACAGCACGGCAGAGGAAGCCTCATTTCTGA
- the LOC133108036 gene encoding uncharacterized protein LOC133108036: MAEVSRRVGREGGRFFSMTTRSSQTLSSIDGKLSTGAVLEGALLNGPRKAGAVNPARLHDSELSQGDCHKWKRPPIDRVIRERLKENINCTGSAKPKNNVVSLKREFPRAPGLDMKPLQDAYGNFRGFTHDVQDRAVDCKSDISDWFGTLGVPKTESQCLKSEDPDCRHMLSDICSQTPVHAISCLNKKVFLTPVTLFANHQQRRGLFTLQKLSEMQRNNFLKAGCSEVMALFRAYSWYGQNSGSTAPPLSRGRTAYYDILRVSPNATQAQIKTAYYKQSFMYHPDRNSGSEEATQRFSEISEAYTVLGSIALRRKYDRGILSQTDVQGAGKPSVREARRSSPTGQQQQKARYTHTMGGKKIFDFDAFYQAHYGEQLQRERELRLRKERLRQTQQKEEKWKFEKMTELSVVIAIAFVVCIFASI, translated from the coding sequence ATGGCGGAGGTCAGCAGAAGAGTTGGCAGAGAAGGTGGTCGATTCTTCTCAATGACAACGCGATCGAGTCAGACATTGTCCTCGATTGACGGTAAATTGTCAACAGGAGCGGTTCTAGAGGGCGCTTTGTTAAATGGACCGAGGAAAGCGGGTGCCGTTAATCCCGCGCGACTCCACGACAGCGAACTCAGTCAAGGCGACTGTCACAAATGGAAACGGCCTCCGATTGACAGGGTCATTCGCGAAAGGTTGAAGGAGAATATAAACTGTACGGGCTCGGCCAAGCCGAAGAACAACGTCGTTTCGTTAAAAAGAGAGTTTCCCCGCGCGCCAGGGTTGGACATGAAACCACTGCAGGATGCCTACGGCAACTTTAGAGGATTTACGCACGACGTCCAGGACAGAGCCGTGGATTGTAAAAGCGATATATCTGACTGGTTTGGCACTCTGGGTGTACCAAAGACTGAATCACAATGCCTTAAAAGCGAAGATCCAGACTGTCGTCACATGCTGTCCGACATTTGCTCACAGACGCCGGTTCACGCGATCTCATGCCTGAACAAAAAAGTTTTTCTGACACCTGTCACCCTCTTCGCGAATCACCAGCAGCGGAGAGGATTGTTTACCCTACAAAAACTGTCTGAAATGCAGCGGAATAACTTTCTGAAAGCTGGATGCTCCGAAGTAATGGCACTCTTTCGGGCTTACAGTTGGTACGGCCAGAATAGCGGTTCAACGGCACCTCCACTCTCCAGAGGGAGAACGGCGTATTACGATATCTTGCGAGTGTCCCCAAACGCCACGCAAGCTCAGATTAAAACGGCGTACTACAAACAGTCGTTCATGTACCACCCGGACCGGAACTCGGGGAGCGAAGAGGCGACGCAGCGCTTCTCTGAAATCAGCGAGGCTTACACGGTCCTGGGTAGCATTGCTCTGAGGAGGAAATACGACCGCGGAATCCTGAGTCAGACTGATGTCCAAGGGGCCGGAAAGCCCTCAGTCAGAGAAGCGCGCCGCTCCAGCCCCACGggacaacagcagcagaaggctcgATACACCCACACCATGGGTGGCAAGAAGATATTTGATTTTGACGCCTTTTACCAGGCACATTACGGCGAGCAGCTCCAAAGGGAAAGAGAGCTTCGCTTGAGGAAGGAGAGACTTCGCCAGACACAACAGAAGGAAGAGAAGTGGAAGTTTGAAAAAATGACAGAGCTTTCCGTGGTGATCGCGATTGCATTTGTAGTCTGTATTTTCGCCAGTATTTAG
- the LOC133108073 gene encoding SH2B adapter protein 2-like: protein MNGDAPPSSADSSCPLPDWREFCELHARATASDFAHKFRRFLGENPCYASPGADVSFSQHFARHFLDCFTAELSHTPPSGSPAGPKSAIVPFAGLQGCPLLPYDLYQRPKVTGASSESLDSMDGGQAPPPGHKAPPPGHKAPALGQSRSTEDVSGAGHPKAKFKKGFSLRNMSLCVVDGVKEIWHRRASPEPAGPRLRLSRGPAAALRPEPLEVQREGALRFMVADDDTSCVSGAQWQKCRVLLRKAGAHSEGERFLLEFYVPPKSSKPKVCVPLSAIVEVRTTMPLEMPDKDNTFVLKVENGAEYILETIDSLQKNSWVADIQDCMDPGDSGDDIELTSCPHGPPPRESPMVSSCSCELLSEGVHRAPERLCAAATDYSAPSGRGRDCTLTQHPSHIPLERFLQLAEAQGPSPPTGAQTEGPPETQGDPSLAGYPWFHGTLSRVRAAQLVLAGGARSHGLFVIRQSETRPGEYVLTFNFQGKAKHLRLSVNDTGQCHVHHLWFHTVSDMLQHFHQHPIPLESGGSADITLRCYVQTPRPPAEAGVTPPPGVTPPPGVTPPPPASREPSCRSDPPPPAQHSGTLPPASTTPAEAPPPPPGSSPSSPLGGEGLHSRSNSAERLLGPSGAAQDYHDNDSDGAHRTRAVENQYSFY from the exons ATGAATGGGGACGCCCCCCCCAGCAGCGCCGATTCGTCCTGCCCCCTCCCCGACTGGCGGGAGTTCTGCGAGCTGCACGCCCGAGCCACCGCCTCCGACTTCGCCCACAAGTTCCGGCGCTTTCTGGGCGAGAACCCGTGCTACGCCTCGCCGGGCGCCGACGTGTCCTTCTCCCAGCACTTCGCCCGCCACTTCCTGGACTGCTTCACGGCCGAGCTGAGCCACACCCCCCCCTCGGGCTCGCCCGCCGGGCCCAAGTCCGCCATCGTCCCGTTCGCCGGCCTGCAGGGCTGCCCGCTGCTGCCCTACGACCTCTACCAGCGGCCCAAGGTCACGGGGGCGTCCAGCGAGTCTCTCGACAGCATGGACGGCggccaggccccgccccccggccacaaggccccgccccccggccaCAAGGCCCCGGCCCTCGGCCAATCGCGGAGCACGGAGGACGTGTCGGGGGCGGGGCACCCCAAGGCCAAGTTTAAGAAGGGCTTCTCGCTGCGCAACATGAGCCTGTGTGTCGTGGACGGCGTGAAGGAGATCTGGCACCGCCGCGCCTCGCCCGAACCCGCCGGCCCCCGCCTGCGCCTGTCCCGGGGCCCCGCGGCCGCGCTGCGCCCGGAGCCCCTGGAGGTGCAGCGGGAGGGGGCCCTGCGCTTCATGGTGGCGGACGACGACACGTCCTGCGTCAGCGGCGCGCAGTGGCAGAAGTGCCGCGTGCTCCTGAGGAAGGCCGGGGCCCACAGCGAGGGCGAGCGCTTCCTGCTGGAGTTCTACGTCCCGCCCaag TCCTCCAAGCCGAAAGTGTGCGTCCCCCTGTCCGCCATCGTGGAGGTGCGCACCACCATGCCCCTGGAGATGCCTGACAAGGACAACACCTTCGTGCTGAAG GTAGAAAATGGAGCGGAGTACATCCTGGAGACGATCGATTCCCTGCAGAAGAACTCGTGGGTTGCGGACATCCAGGACTGCATGGACCCTGG ggacaGTGGAGATGACATTGAGCTGACTTCCTGTCCCCATGGCCCGCCCCCGAGAGAGTCTCCCATggtctcctcctgcagctgtgagctcCTGTCTGAAG GAGTACACAGAGCCCCTGAGAGGCTATGCGCAGCTGCCACTGActacagcgccccctctggtcgTGGCCGGGACTGCACGCTCACACAGCACCCCTCCCACATCCCTCTAGAGCGCTTCCTCCAGCTGGCAGAGGCCCAGGGGCCCAGCCCCCCCACCG GGGCTCAGACGGAGGGGCCCCCGGAGACGCAGGGTGACCCCAGCCTGGCGGGGTACCCCTGGTTCCACGGGACGCTGTCGCGGGTCCGGGCGGCCCAGCTGGTGCTGGCGGGCGGGGCTCGGAGCCACGGGCTCTTCGTGATCCGGCAGAGCGAGACTCGGCCGGGGGAGTACGTCCTCACCTTCAACTTCCAGGGCAAGGCCAAG cacCTGCGTCTGTCAGTGAACGACACCGGGCAGTGCCACGTGCACCACCTGTGGTTCCACACGGTCTCAGACATGCTGCAGCACTTCCACCAGCACCCCATACCGCTGGAGTCAGGAGGCTCTGCTGACATCACGCTGCGCTGCTACGTACAGACCCCACGCCCTCCTGcag AGGCAGGTGTGACCCCGCCCCCAGGCGTGACCCCGCCCCCAGGCgtgaccccgccccctcccgccTCCAGAGAGCCGTCCTGTCGGAGCGACCCGCCCCCTCCCGCGCAACACTCCGGAACCTTACCGCCGGCCTCCACCACGCCCgccgaggccccgccccctccgcccggctcctccccctcctccccgctgGGCGGGGAGGGGCTGCACAGCCGCAGTAACAGCGCCGAGCGTCTGCTGGGCCCGTCCGGCGCCGCCCAGGACTACCACGACAACGACAGCGACGGCGCCCACAGGACCCGGGCTGTGGAGAACCAGTACTCCTTCTACTGA